A single window of Euwallacea similis isolate ESF13 chromosome 25, ESF131.1, whole genome shotgun sequence DNA harbors:
- the E23 gene encoding uncharacterized protein E23 isoform X1, giving the protein MIISKDLFLLGDQDYLRLPNKDEKRPQGPNMGRSNAVPNHRVDTTAVHFPCLLDQRPLPVHLAFRGISASIGGRPILEDVDGLVRPGQILAVMGPSGCGKTTLLNCLSGRLKLDSGQIYFNRDPLCKRWKRKICYVLQQDIFFPDLTLRQTLEYQARLRLSDVMSHAQKMQYVDHIIDVLELNNCQDTIVGDYLKRGLSGGEKKRANIACELLTNPSLMLLDEPTSGLDSHSAHSLMMTLKRYAVSEGKTVVITLHQPSSQIFHLCDKLLLLCNGRTAYFGDTCKVVDFFSSVGLNIMPHYNPADFILEQIKGAQEIRQKIIKAAEDAKKHKDYPIELRCHDVPYITEKYDHKILPPSHGPYPSLEQETLNQMEPDVRRLWLDTHSHASSSVSSETSDADCYFSWPTSFWTQFKVLAQRNFQEARPRMLSKLNWVQTIGLGILAGLLWFQLERREEALHDIQGWMFFSTTYWMLFALFGALSSFPPEREVINKERRSGAYRLSAYYLAKMVGELPLTITLPAIYHCISYPMLGFHSPLVFLTLLGFLLLNTIVAQSVGFFIGACCMDMQVSITMSALYTLATQLFGGYLATNIPPWLTWMRYTSMVHYAYQNMQIVEFSDGLPILCAKKSKFAICQELKFIPVTSILEAEGAYLPLWANTLVLLGFLCVFRFLGYVVLRYFNTPK; this is encoded by the exons AGTTGACACAACTGCGGTCCATTTCCCATGTCTGCTAGACCAAAGGCCACTTCCTGTTCATTTAGCCTTCAGGGGCATATCTGCCTCAATTGGAGGACGGCCCATCTTGGAGGATGTCGACGGGTTAGTCCGTCCTGGACAAATTTTAGCAGTGATGGGACCTAGCGGATGTG GAAAAACAACCCTTTTGAATTGTCTAAGTGGTCGTCTGAAGTTGGACTCTGGCCAAATATATTTCAACCGAGACCCCCTCTGCAAACGATGGAAACGGAAAATTTGCTACGTTCTGCAGCAGGACATATTTTTCCCAGACCTAACTTTAAG gcAAACCTTAGAGTATCAAGCAAGACTGAGACTGTCGGATGTCATGTCCCACgcacaaaaaatgcaatatgtCGACCATATCATAGATGTTTTAGAACTAAATAATTGCCAAGATACCATCGTCGGCGACTATTTGAAAAGGGGCCTCAGTGGGGGGGAGAAGAAAAGGGCAAATATTGCTTGCGAACTTCTGACAAATCCTTCACTGATGCTCTTGGAT gaACCTACGTCAGGCCTGGATTCACATTCTGCTCACAGTCTGATGATGACGCTGAAAAGGTACGCCGTCTCAGAAGGGAAAACTGTAGTCATCACGTTACATCAACCTTCATCACAAATCTTCCATTTATGTGATAAACTGCTCCTACTTTGCAATGGAAGAACCGCCTATTTTGGAGATACGTGTAAAGTTGTGGACTTTTTTAGTAGTGTGGGGCTCAATATTATGCCGCATTACAATCCTGCTGATTTTATAC TGGAGCAAATCAAAGGAGCCCAAGAAATTAGACAGAAAATCATTAAGGCAGCGGAAGATGCCAAGAAACACAAAGACTACCCCATAGAGCTGCGCTGCCATGATGTTCCCTATATTACAGAGAAATATGATCATAAAATTCTGCCTCCATCACATGGACCATATCCCAGTTTAGAAC AAGAAACATTGAATCAAATGGAACCGGATGTTCGAAGACTGTGGCTGGACACCCACTCGCACGCATCATCTTCAGTGAGTTCGGAGACGAGTGATGCAGACTGTTATTTTTCCTGGCCGACCAGCTTTTGGACTCAGTTCAAAGTTTTAGCACAAAGAAATTTCCAGGAAGCCAGGCCTAGGATGTTATCCAAATTAAATTGG GTTCAAACAATAGGATTAGGAATCTTAGCTGGTCTCCTGTGGTTCCAGCTGGAAAGGAGAGAGGAAGCGTTGCATGATATTCAAGGCTGGATGTTCTTTTCTACGACATACTGGATGCTGTTTGCTCTGTTTGGGGCCCTTAGCTCGT TTCCTCCAGAACGAGAAGTGATAAACAAGGAAAGACGGTCAGGTGCCTATAGGTTGTCGGCATATTATTTGGCCAAAATGGTTGGCGAGTTACCACTCACTATCACACTTCCAGCAATTTATCATTGCATATCCTATCCTATGTTAG GATTTCATTCACCTCTAGTGTTCCTTACTCTATTAGGCTTTCTATTGTTAAATACCATTGTGGCTCAGAGTGTAGGATTTTTTATAGGCGCATGTTGTATGGATATGCAG GTCAGCATAACAATGAGTGCATTGTATACGTTGGCCACCCAGCTGTTTGGCGGGTATTTGGCTACGAATATTCCTCCATGGTTGACGTGGATGAGGTACACTTCGATGGTTCATTACGCCTACCAAAACATGCAGATTGTTGAGTTTAGTGACGGCCTGCCAATATT ATGTgcaaagaaatcaaagttCGCCATCTGTCAAGAATTGAAGTTCATCCCAGTGACTTCCATTCTGGAAGCCGAAGGAGCCTACCTTCCCTTATGGGCAAACACCCTCGTCCTACTGGGCTTTTTGTGTGTGTTCCGGTTCCTTGGCTACGTGGTTCTGCGCTACTTCAACACCCCCAAATAG
- the E23 gene encoding uncharacterized protein E23 isoform X2, which translates to MEKPSLIYYKRVDTTAVHFPCLLDQRPLPVHLAFRGISASIGGRPILEDVDGLVRPGQILAVMGPSGCGKTTLLNCLSGRLKLDSGQIYFNRDPLCKRWKRKICYVLQQDIFFPDLTLRQTLEYQARLRLSDVMSHAQKMQYVDHIIDVLELNNCQDTIVGDYLKRGLSGGEKKRANIACELLTNPSLMLLDEPTSGLDSHSAHSLMMTLKRYAVSEGKTVVITLHQPSSQIFHLCDKLLLLCNGRTAYFGDTCKVVDFFSSVGLNIMPHYNPADFILEQIKGAQEIRQKIIKAAEDAKKHKDYPIELRCHDVPYITEKYDHKILPPSHGPYPSLEQETLNQMEPDVRRLWLDTHSHASSSVSSETSDADCYFSWPTSFWTQFKVLAQRNFQEARPRMLSKLNWVQTIGLGILAGLLWFQLERREEALHDIQGWMFFSTTYWMLFALFGALSSFPPEREVINKERRSGAYRLSAYYLAKMVGELPLTITLPAIYHCISYPMLGFHSPLVFLTLLGFLLLNTIVAQSVGFFIGACCMDMQVSITMSALYTLATQLFGGYLATNIPPWLTWMRYTSMVHYAYQNMQIVEFSDGLPILCAKKSKFAICQELKFIPVTSILEAEGAYLPLWANTLVLLGFLCVFRFLGYVVLRYFNTPK; encoded by the exons AGTTGACACAACTGCGGTCCATTTCCCATGTCTGCTAGACCAAAGGCCACTTCCTGTTCATTTAGCCTTCAGGGGCATATCTGCCTCAATTGGAGGACGGCCCATCTTGGAGGATGTCGACGGGTTAGTCCGTCCTGGACAAATTTTAGCAGTGATGGGACCTAGCGGATGTG GAAAAACAACCCTTTTGAATTGTCTAAGTGGTCGTCTGAAGTTGGACTCTGGCCAAATATATTTCAACCGAGACCCCCTCTGCAAACGATGGAAACGGAAAATTTGCTACGTTCTGCAGCAGGACATATTTTTCCCAGACCTAACTTTAAG gcAAACCTTAGAGTATCAAGCAAGACTGAGACTGTCGGATGTCATGTCCCACgcacaaaaaatgcaatatgtCGACCATATCATAGATGTTTTAGAACTAAATAATTGCCAAGATACCATCGTCGGCGACTATTTGAAAAGGGGCCTCAGTGGGGGGGAGAAGAAAAGGGCAAATATTGCTTGCGAACTTCTGACAAATCCTTCACTGATGCTCTTGGAT gaACCTACGTCAGGCCTGGATTCACATTCTGCTCACAGTCTGATGATGACGCTGAAAAGGTACGCCGTCTCAGAAGGGAAAACTGTAGTCATCACGTTACATCAACCTTCATCACAAATCTTCCATTTATGTGATAAACTGCTCCTACTTTGCAATGGAAGAACCGCCTATTTTGGAGATACGTGTAAAGTTGTGGACTTTTTTAGTAGTGTGGGGCTCAATATTATGCCGCATTACAATCCTGCTGATTTTATAC TGGAGCAAATCAAAGGAGCCCAAGAAATTAGACAGAAAATCATTAAGGCAGCGGAAGATGCCAAGAAACACAAAGACTACCCCATAGAGCTGCGCTGCCATGATGTTCCCTATATTACAGAGAAATATGATCATAAAATTCTGCCTCCATCACATGGACCATATCCCAGTTTAGAAC AAGAAACATTGAATCAAATGGAACCGGATGTTCGAAGACTGTGGCTGGACACCCACTCGCACGCATCATCTTCAGTGAGTTCGGAGACGAGTGATGCAGACTGTTATTTTTCCTGGCCGACCAGCTTTTGGACTCAGTTCAAAGTTTTAGCACAAAGAAATTTCCAGGAAGCCAGGCCTAGGATGTTATCCAAATTAAATTGG GTTCAAACAATAGGATTAGGAATCTTAGCTGGTCTCCTGTGGTTCCAGCTGGAAAGGAGAGAGGAAGCGTTGCATGATATTCAAGGCTGGATGTTCTTTTCTACGACATACTGGATGCTGTTTGCTCTGTTTGGGGCCCTTAGCTCGT TTCCTCCAGAACGAGAAGTGATAAACAAGGAAAGACGGTCAGGTGCCTATAGGTTGTCGGCATATTATTTGGCCAAAATGGTTGGCGAGTTACCACTCACTATCACACTTCCAGCAATTTATCATTGCATATCCTATCCTATGTTAG GATTTCATTCACCTCTAGTGTTCCTTACTCTATTAGGCTTTCTATTGTTAAATACCATTGTGGCTCAGAGTGTAGGATTTTTTATAGGCGCATGTTGTATGGATATGCAG GTCAGCATAACAATGAGTGCATTGTATACGTTGGCCACCCAGCTGTTTGGCGGGTATTTGGCTACGAATATTCCTCCATGGTTGACGTGGATGAGGTACACTTCGATGGTTCATTACGCCTACCAAAACATGCAGATTGTTGAGTTTAGTGACGGCCTGCCAATATT ATGTgcaaagaaatcaaagttCGCCATCTGTCAAGAATTGAAGTTCATCCCAGTGACTTCCATTCTGGAAGCCGAAGGAGCCTACCTTCCCTTATGGGCAAACACCCTCGTCCTACTGGGCTTTTTGTGTGTGTTCCGGTTCCTTGGCTACGTGGTTCTGCGCTACTTCAACACCCCCAAATAG